A genomic window from Flavobacterium phycosphaerae includes:
- a CDS encoding T9SS type A sorting domain-containing protein: MKKNLLLAFGFLTSITNFAQSTNPAPYCAAGFKNVAPFNLPDRLISNVSFGTLSNNSGNTRWPGAAYVFYNNLAIPNIVKGNGFTPLTVNYNNNSTHRVLAFIDLNRDNDFNDVGETVMDVIFPFNTGTTVNVTIPNTVTNGQTRLRVLLYEDDLFTGTNGPNGPVTPCTNVTINGTPEVLAVGETEDYTINIVSNLSLDDLNQDQFSIYPNPSQNVVNIESKNNLIIESVKIVDLSGKLIIEKNQNTNQVDIENLSNGMYIVEVASEGRIYKKKLVKN, encoded by the coding sequence ATGAAAAAAAATTTACTCTTAGCTTTTGGGTTCTTAACCAGCATTACAAATTTTGCGCAATCAACGAACCCTGCGCCTTATTGCGCTGCCGGCTTTAAAAATGTCGCACCCTTTAACCTACCCGACCGACTTATATCAAATGTTAGTTTCGGTACTCTCTCTAATAATTCAGGTAATACAAGATGGCCAGGAGCTGCTTATGTTTTTTACAATAACCTTGCTATACCTAATATTGTTAAAGGAAATGGGTTTACGCCATTGACTGTAAATTATAATAATAACTCTACACACAGGGTTCTAGCTTTTATAGATCTCAATAGAGACAATGATTTTAATGATGTTGGTGAAACTGTTATGGATGTAATTTTCCCATTTAACACAGGCACTACTGTCAACGTTACCATTCCCAATACAGTAACTAACGGGCAAACCAGGCTAAGAGTTCTTCTATATGAAGATGACTTATTTACAGGAACAAACGGACCAAACGGACCTGTTACTCCGTGCACCAATGTCACCATAAATGGCACACCTGAAGTACTAGCCGTAGGAGAAACCGAGGATTATACGATAAACATTGTTTCAAATCTATCTTTGGACGATTTGAATCAAGACCAGTTTTCAATCTATCCTAACCCTTCACAAAATGTTGTAAATATTGAGTCTAAAAATAACTTAATCATTGAATCTGTTAAAATAGTAGACCTTTCTGGAAAACTAATTATTGAAAAAAATCAAAATACTAACCAAGTTGACATTGAAAATTTATCAAATGGTATGTACATTGTTGAAGTTGCCTCTGAAGGTAGAATTTATAAAAAGAAGCTCGTCAAAAATTAG
- a CDS encoding response regulator transcription factor → MKKINIAIVDDHSLFLEGLSSILKDVDNFNILITASSAKELLNQPNLATIDVLISDISMPEMDGIALSQMIKKQYPTIKILIVSMHEEIQIIKALIKTKIDGYLFKNADKKLLVSAITSVAQGNLFFSEAIKNKLIFTNEEEDESSTKSILPKLSSREKEILELIAKGLTINQIADTLFISHHTVVSHKQKLFYKFNVDKITSLVKKALDLEIIN, encoded by the coding sequence ATGAAGAAAATAAACATTGCCATAGTAGATGATCATTCCCTTTTTTTAGAAGGGCTATCTTCAATTTTAAAGGATGTTGACAATTTCAATATTCTAATCACTGCTTCTAGTGCAAAAGAACTATTAAATCAACCCAATTTAGCAACTATTGATGTTTTAATAAGTGATATCAGTATGCCGGAAATGGATGGCATAGCATTAAGCCAAATGATAAAAAAACAGTATCCAACTATAAAAATCCTTATCGTATCGATGCACGAAGAAATTCAAATTATTAAAGCATTGATTAAAACGAAGATTGATGGCTATCTTTTTAAAAACGCTGATAAAAAATTGTTAGTTAGCGCAATAACAAGTGTTGCTCAAGGAAATCTTTTTTTTAGCGAGGCGATTAAAAATAAACTCATCTTTACAAATGAAGAGGAAGATGAGTCATCTACGAAATCCATTTTACCAAAACTATCATCTCGTGAAAAGGAAATTTTAGAGCTAATTGCAAAAGGATTAACCATCAACCAAATTGCAGATACGCTGTTTATAAGTCACCATACTGTAGTAAGTCACAAACAAAAACTTTTTTATAAGTTTAATGTAGATAAGATAACTAGTCTTGTTAAGAAAGCTCTAGATTTAGAAATCATCAATTAG
- a CDS encoding tetratricopeptide repeat-containing sensor histidine kinase — protein MMYPKQFFFTVLFLAFNIPSFYGQTSKIDSLKGAVLKTTNDTSITKLYIAIGTEFEKSNADSTFAYYTKALIKAKKENLQLEIANTDIVLAKYFIMHFNDYNKAYVYTTDAKNILEKLLLKEKSKIEIKKIQEKLISVYSGLSIYYSNIGQNDTSVYYTKKGLRLAKIINNKNLIARSFYNLGIQSLNTNNYTAALNWFLSSLKIKEKIDSKNLHEVYIALGDVYSNLKKYSKAVEYYSKVFTLPNTNYDANVRSYIATGNIYLKQNETAKALAFFTKAEVLVEKYHLKRSQVMLYNSLGIYHQIMGNNDLALQYFFELLTIGEQTQKKEVIAITKLSIASIYEKKNNDKMAIQFASSASQLAKEISRFNTYWACEQLLSTLYEKQKLHQLALHHYKKFITTRDSIENKINTEKIVKAEMNYEFEKKEIIAKAKQDKARAVALQELNKQKLIRNCIAGFSLLIVILSIIIVLNYKKRAKISKALAQKSEELYQQKAVELIKNEQVKSMRNYIKGEENERSRIASELHDGIGGSLSAIKLKLSKIAEEDKNEQIEKVIKNVDVLYHDVRSISHNLITPQLKDSIFIEVINNLVNDIKEATSLEITLEYLEEDKINLLSEEIQVTVYRMIQELLKNSIAHSNGTKIEINVTKFEHELNLVIEDNGAGFDTSKKKLGIGLRNLEARTKALGGKLIIDSVIGRGSAFNITIPC, from the coding sequence ATGATGTACCCAAAACAATTTTTTTTTACAGTACTTTTTTTGGCTTTTAACATACCGTCATTTTACGGACAAACCAGTAAAATAGATAGTTTAAAAGGTGCTGTACTAAAAACGACAAATGATACATCTATCACAAAACTCTATATCGCCATCGGTACCGAATTTGAAAAAAGCAATGCCGATTCAACGTTTGCTTACTATACTAAGGCACTAATTAAGGCAAAAAAAGAGAACTTACAATTAGAGATTGCAAATACTGATATTGTCTTAGCTAAGTATTTTATAATGCATTTTAATGACTACAATAAAGCTTATGTTTATACCACTGACGCTAAAAATATTTTAGAAAAGCTCTTGCTAAAAGAGAAATCAAAAATAGAAATCAAAAAAATTCAAGAAAAATTGATAAGCGTATACAGCGGATTAAGCATTTATTATTCCAATATAGGTCAAAATGATACCTCAGTATATTATACTAAAAAAGGTCTAAGGTTAGCCAAAATCATAAATAATAAAAATCTTATTGCAAGATCTTTCTACAATTTAGGCATTCAATCGCTTAATACAAACAACTACACAGCCGCATTAAATTGGTTCTTATCGTCTTTAAAGATTAAAGAAAAAATCGATAGTAAAAATCTTCATGAAGTATACATTGCCTTGGGAGATGTTTATTCTAACTTAAAAAAATATTCAAAAGCAGTAGAATATTACTCAAAAGTTTTTACGCTACCAAATACAAACTATGATGCTAATGTTAGAAGTTATATCGCCACAGGAAACATTTATCTAAAACAAAATGAAACTGCAAAAGCATTAGCGTTTTTCACAAAAGCAGAAGTGTTGGTTGAAAAATATCATTTAAAAAGGTCTCAAGTGATGCTATACAATTCATTAGGCATCTATCATCAAATTATGGGTAATAATGATTTAGCACTTCAATATTTTTTTGAATTGCTCACAATTGGAGAACAAACTCAAAAAAAAGAAGTTATTGCAATTACAAAGCTCTCTATTGCTTCCATTTATGAGAAAAAAAATAACGACAAAATGGCCATTCAATTTGCCTCAAGCGCTTCTCAATTAGCAAAAGAAATTAGCAGATTTAATACCTATTGGGCATGTGAGCAATTACTGAGTACTTTGTATGAAAAGCAAAAACTACATCAGTTGGCACTACATCACTATAAAAAATTTATAACCACAAGAGACAGCATCGAAAATAAAATAAATACTGAAAAAATTGTTAAAGCTGAAATGAACTATGAATTTGAAAAGAAAGAAATAATTGCAAAAGCAAAACAAGACAAAGCAAGAGCCGTTGCGCTACAAGAGTTAAACAAGCAAAAATTAATACGAAACTGCATTGCAGGATTTTCATTATTGATAGTTATATTATCCATAATAATAGTTCTCAACTACAAAAAAAGAGCCAAAATTAGTAAAGCTCTCGCCCAAAAATCAGAAGAATTATACCAGCAAAAAGCAGTAGAACTGATCAAAAACGAACAAGTAAAATCGATGCGCAATTACATCAAAGGGGAGGAAAACGAAAGAAGTAGGATTGCCTCTGAGTTGCACGATGGCATAGGAGGTTCGCTCTCGGCTATTAAACTAAAATTAAGTAAAATTGCTGAAGAAGATAAAAATGAACAAATAGAAAAAGTTATAAAAAATGTAGATGTATTGTATCACGATGTGCGATCCATATCCCACAACTTGATTACTCCACAACTCAAAGATTCTATTTTTATTGAAGTTATCAATAATTTAGTCAACGACATCAAGGAGGCTACCAGCCTTGAAATTACCTTAGAATATTTAGAGGAAGATAAAATAAACCTATTATCAGAAGAAATTCAAGTAACCGTTTATAGAATGATCCAAGAATTGCTTAAAAATTCTATCGCTCATTCTAATGGAACAAAAATTGAAATTAACGTAACTAAGTTTGAGCATGAGTTAAATTTAGTAATTGAAGATAATGGAGCTGGATTTGACACTTCGAAAAAAAAATTAGGTATCGGATTGCGAAATCTAGAGGCTAGAACAAAAGCATTAGGGGGAAAACTTATTATAGACTCGGTTATTGGTAGAGGCTCAGCATTTAATATTACAATACCTTGTTGA
- a CDS encoding ABC transporter ATP-binding protein translates to MQLKISNVTKQYAKDKFGLVDFSMTLENGIVGLLGSNGAGKSTLMRIIATVSNPTSGTIKLNGKDILKYPNSMRKVLGYLPQDFGVYPNLTGYEFLKYIAALKGIGGKGLQTKVVQLLEGVNLMDVSNRPISTYSGGMKQRLGIAQVLLNDPKVLIFDEPTVGLDPVERVRFRNLISQLADERIVILSSHILADIEMIADEVVIMKNGLLVQKGFQSEIIDTVKNKVFELEVSKDNLQSFKDKFLVISTIQKREGVLVRVVSDTVLTHAISCEPTLEDAFLYLSNSYL, encoded by the coding sequence ATGCAACTCAAAATTAGTAATGTAACAAAGCAATACGCTAAAGATAAGTTTGGTTTGGTTGATTTTTCAATGACATTAGAAAATGGTATTGTAGGTTTGCTTGGATCCAATGGCGCTGGAAAATCGACACTCATGCGTATAATTGCCACTGTTTCTAATCCAACATCTGGAACAATAAAACTGAATGGCAAAGATATTTTAAAGTATCCGAACAGTATGCGTAAAGTGTTGGGTTACTTGCCACAAGATTTTGGTGTTTATCCTAACTTAACTGGGTATGAATTTTTGAAATATATAGCTGCCTTGAAGGGTATCGGTGGTAAAGGTTTACAAACAAAGGTTGTTCAACTCTTAGAAGGCGTAAATCTTATGGATGTTTCTAATAGACCTATTAGCACTTATTCAGGCGGAATGAAGCAGAGGCTTGGAATTGCACAAGTATTACTAAATGATCCTAAAGTTTTGATTTTTGATGAACCCACTGTTGGACTTGATCCAGTAGAGCGTGTTCGGTTTAGGAATCTTATTTCTCAGCTTGCTGATGAACGTATTGTTATTCTTTCCTCTCACATTTTAGCTGATATTGAAATGATTGCTGATGAGGTTGTCATAATGAAAAATGGATTACTAGTGCAAAAGGGTTTTCAGTCAGAAATTATTGATACCGTAAAAAATAAGGTCTTTGAACTGGAAGTTTCGAAAGATAATTTGCAGTCGTTTAAAGATAAGTTTTTAGTAATTAGTACAATACAGAAGAGAGAGGGAGTACTTGTACGAGTTGTATCAGACACCGTTTTAACTCATGCAATTTCATGTGAACCTACGCTTGAAGATGCTTTTCTATATTTGTCAAATTCGTACTTATGA